In a genomic window of Muntiacus reevesi chromosome 1, mMunRee1.1, whole genome shotgun sequence:
- the SMIM33 gene encoding small integral membrane protein 33, translating into MHQVDSQLTPFCQAGETPPIKGPKSCTSLCFPFPLYIRNCFPTPYPGSSVAWALESAKLSSRGGEADHRPWLSPTVNGSAGQEPQKQLPELLGGAWEPRPGVGLPLLTIIVAVFVLLAVCIVVAVHFGPKLHKGHATLATEPPSPKPEGGIYLIHWRMLDHQDSHEDAQQEPPGPHSYPVPEGSRFSIDEVTFL; encoded by the exons ATGCATCAGGTAGATTCTCAGCTCACCCCCTTCTGCCAGGCTGGTGAGACTCCCCCAATCAAGGGCCCCAAGTCTTGCACCAGCCTGTGCTTCCCTTTCCCCTTGTACATCCGGAACTGCTTCCCCACCCCCTACCCTGGGAGCTCTGTGGCCTGGGCCCTAGAGAGCGCAAAACTTTCAAGCAGGGGAGGGGAA GCTGACCACCGTCCGTGGCTTTCTCCAACTGTCAATGGCTCAGCAGGGCAGGAGCCCCAGAAGCAGCTTCCAGAGTTGCTGGGCGGGGCCTGGGAACCACGTCCAGGGGTCGGGCTGCCCCTGCTCACCATCATCGTCGCTGTCTTTGTCTTGCTGGCAGTCTGTATCGTGGTGGCGGTCCACTTTGGGCCAAAGCTGCACAAAGGCCATGCCACTCTTGCCACAGAGCCACCATCCCCAAAGCCGGAGGGCGGCATCTACCTCATCCACTGGCGCATGCTGGACCATCAGGACAGTCACGAAGACGCCCAGCAGGAACCTCCCGGACCTCACTCCTACCCTGTGCCAGAAGGGTCCAGGTTCAGCATCGATGAAGTCACGTTTCTGTAG
- the STING1 gene encoding stimulator of interferon genes protein isoform X1: MPHSSLHPSIPQPRGHRTQKAALVLLSACLVALWGLGEPPDYTLKWLALHLASQEMGLLIKGICSLAEELRHVHSRYHGSYRRAVRACLCSSMRCGALLLLSCYFYCSLPNMAGLPLTWMLALLGLSQALNILLGLQGLAPAEVSAICEKRNFNVAHGLAWSYYIGYLRLILPGFRARIQIYNQFHNNTLQGAGSHRLHILFPLDCGVPDDLSVADPNIRFLHELPQQSADRAGIKGRVYTNSIYELLENGQRAGVCVLEYATPLQTLFAMSQDGRAGFSREDRLEQAKLFCRTLEDILANAPESQNNCRLIVYEETAEGSSFSLSQEILQHLRQEEREVTMGSMETSVMPGSSVLSQEPELLISGMEKPLPLRSDVF, translated from the exons ATGCCTCACTCCAGCCTGCATCCATCCATCCCACAGCCCAGGGGTCACAGGACCCAAAAGGCAGCCTTGGTCCTGCTAAGTGCCTGTCTGGTAGCCCTTTGGGGCCTGGGGGAGCCACCAGACTATACTCTCAAGTGGTTGGCGCTCCACCTGGCCTCCCAGGAGATGGGACTGCTGATCAAGGGGATCTGCAGTCTGGCCGAGGAGCTGCGCCACGTCCACTCCAG ATACCACGGCAGCTACAGGAGGGCAGTGCGGGCCTGCCTGTGCTCCTCCATGCGCTGCGgagccctgctgctgctgtccTGCTATTTCTACTGCTCCCTCCCAAACATGGCTGGCTTGCCCCTCACTTGGATGCTTGCTCTCCTGGGCCTCTCACAGGCACTTAACATCCTCCTGGGCCTCCAG GGCCTGGCCCCAGCAGAGGTCTCTGCAATCTGTGAAAAAAGGAACTTCAACGTGGCCCATGGGCTGGCCTGGTCATATTATATTGGATACCTGCGGCTGATCCTGCCAG GGTTCCGGGCCCGGATCCAAATTTACAATCAGTTCCACAACAACACGCTACAGGGCGCAGGAAGCCACCGGCTGCACATCCTCTTCCCGTTGGACTGTGGGGTGCCTGACGACCTGAGCGTGGCTGACCCCAACATTCGCTTCCTACACGAGCTGCCCCAGCAGAGTGCCGACCGCGCCGGCATCAAGGGCCGGGTTTACACCAACAGCATCTATGAGCTTCTGGAAAATGGGCAGCGG GCAGGCGTCTGTGTCCTGGAATATGCCACCCCCTTGCAGACCCTGTTTGCCATGTCACAGGATGGCCGAGCTGGTTTTAGCCGGGAGGATCGGCTAGAACAGGCCAAACTCTTCTGCCGGACACTTGAAGACATCCTGGCAAATGCCCCTGAGTCTCAGAACAACTGCCGCCTCATTGTCTACGAGG AAACTGCAGAGGGAAGCAGCTTCTCCTTGTCACAGGAAATTCTCCAGCACCTTCGACAGGAGGAAAGGGAGGTTACCATGGGCAGCATGGAGACCTCAGTGATGCCCGGTTCCTCTGTCCTGTCCCAAGAGCCTGAGCTCCTCATCAGTGGCATGGAAAAGCCTCTCCCGCTCCGCTCGGATGTCTTCTGA
- the STING1 gene encoding stimulator of interferon genes protein isoform X2, protein MGLLIKGICSLAEELRHVHSRYHGSYRRAVRACLCSSMRCGALLLLSCYFYCSLPNMAGLPLTWMLALLGLSQALNILLGLQGLAPAEVSAICEKRNFNVAHGLAWSYYIGYLRLILPGFRARIQIYNQFHNNTLQGAGSHRLHILFPLDCGVPDDLSVADPNIRFLHELPQQSADRAGIKGRVYTNSIYELLENGQRAGVCVLEYATPLQTLFAMSQDGRAGFSREDRLEQAKLFCRTLEDILANAPESQNNCRLIVYEETAEGSSFSLSQEILQHLRQEEREVTMGSMETSVMPGSSVLSQEPELLISGMEKPLPLRSDVF, encoded by the exons ATGGGACTGCTGATCAAGGGGATCTGCAGTCTGGCCGAGGAGCTGCGCCACGTCCACTCCAG ATACCACGGCAGCTACAGGAGGGCAGTGCGGGCCTGCCTGTGCTCCTCCATGCGCTGCGgagccctgctgctgctgtccTGCTATTTCTACTGCTCCCTCCCAAACATGGCTGGCTTGCCCCTCACTTGGATGCTTGCTCTCCTGGGCCTCTCACAGGCACTTAACATCCTCCTGGGCCTCCAG GGCCTGGCCCCAGCAGAGGTCTCTGCAATCTGTGAAAAAAGGAACTTCAACGTGGCCCATGGGCTGGCCTGGTCATATTATATTGGATACCTGCGGCTGATCCTGCCAG GGTTCCGGGCCCGGATCCAAATTTACAATCAGTTCCACAACAACACGCTACAGGGCGCAGGAAGCCACCGGCTGCACATCCTCTTCCCGTTGGACTGTGGGGTGCCTGACGACCTGAGCGTGGCTGACCCCAACATTCGCTTCCTACACGAGCTGCCCCAGCAGAGTGCCGACCGCGCCGGCATCAAGGGCCGGGTTTACACCAACAGCATCTATGAGCTTCTGGAAAATGGGCAGCGG GCAGGCGTCTGTGTCCTGGAATATGCCACCCCCTTGCAGACCCTGTTTGCCATGTCACAGGATGGCCGAGCTGGTTTTAGCCGGGAGGATCGGCTAGAACAGGCCAAACTCTTCTGCCGGACACTTGAAGACATCCTGGCAAATGCCCCTGAGTCTCAGAACAACTGCCGCCTCATTGTCTACGAGG AAACTGCAGAGGGAAGCAGCTTCTCCTTGTCACAGGAAATTCTCCAGCACCTTCGACAGGAGGAAAGGGAGGTTACCATGGGCAGCATGGAGACCTCAGTGATGCCCGGTTCCTCTGTCCTGTCCCAAGAGCCTGAGCTCCTCATCAGTGGCATGGAAAAGCCTCTCCCGCTCCGCTCGGATGTCTTCTGA